A region from the Triticum aestivum cultivar Chinese Spring chromosome 3D, IWGSC CS RefSeq v2.1, whole genome shotgun sequence genome encodes:
- the LOC123075789 gene encoding SKP1-like protein 1, protein MAAEAGVKKMILLKSSNGEGFQVEEAVAIESQTIRHMIEDDCADNGIPLPNVDSKILAKVIEYCKKHVQASPNPADSSAADANSSTSTAAAAEDLKSFDAEFVKVDQATLFDLILAANYLNIKGLLDLTCQTVADMIKGKTPEEIRKTFNIKNDFTPEEEAEIRRENQWAFE, encoded by the coding sequence ATGGCGGCCGAGGCAGGCGTGAAGAAGATGATCCTGCTCAAGAGCTCGAATGGCGAGGGTTTTCAGGTCGAGGAGGCGGTCGCCATAGAGTCGCAGACCATCCGCCACATGATCGAGGACGACTGCGCCGACAACGGGATCCCGCTTCCCAACGTCGACTCCAAGATCCTCGCCAAGGTCATCGAGTACTGCAAGAAGCACGTCCAGGCCAGCCCCAATCCGGCTGACTCTAGCGCTGCCGACGCAAACTCCTCCACctctaccgccgccgccgccgaggaccTCAAGAGCTTTGACGCGGAGTTCGTCAAGGTCGACCAGGCCACCCTCTTCGACCTCATCCTGGCTGCCAACTACCTCAACATCAAGGGATTGCTCGACCTTACTTGTCAGACTGTTGCAGACATGATCAAGGGCAAGACCCCGGAGGAGATCCGCAAGACTTTTAACATCAAAAATGACTTCACACCCGAGGAGGAGGCGGAGATCCGCAGGGAGAACCAGTGGGCTTTTGAGTAG
- the LOC123075787 gene encoding protein BOBBER 1: MAIISEDIMQEDEVSTQPQQAAAAVKDNSTQVEKKEKEESEGRQPNSGNGLDLEKYSWAQQLPEVNISVPLPEGTKARFLVCEIKKDHLKVGLKGQPPIIDGELHKPVKVEDCFWSIEDGSLLSILLTKRNQSDWWKSLIKGDPEIDTQRAEPESSKLSDLDPETRQTVEKMMFDQRQKQMGLPTSEEMQNQDMLKKLKSQYPDMDFSGMKMPS; this comes from the exons ATGGCGATAATCTCCGAGGACATCATGCAGGAGGACGAGGTTTCGACGCAGccgcagcaggcggcggcggccgtgaaAGACAACAGCACGCAGgtagagaagaaggagaaggaggagagcgaggggaGACAACCAAACTCCGGCAACGGCCTCGACCTGGAGAAGTACTCGTGGGCGCAGCAGCTACCAGAGGTGAACATCTCCGTCCCCCTCCCGGAAGGAACGAAGGCGAGGTTCCTCGTCTGCGAGATCAAGAAGGACCACCTCAAGGTCGGACTCAAGGGCCAGCCTCCGATCATCGAT GGTGAGCTGCACAAACCAGTTAAGGTCGAGGACTGCTTCTGGAGCATCGAGGACGGGAGCTTGCTGTCCATACTGCTGACAAAGCGTAATCAGAGCGACTGGTGGAAATCCCTGATCAAAGGCGATCCGGAGATCGACACCCAGCGTGCTGAACCTGAGAGCAGCAAGCTCTCTGATCTGGACCCCGAGACGAGGCAGACCGTGGAGAAGATGATGTTCGACCAGCGCCAGAAGCAGATGGGCCTGCCCACCAGCGAGGAGATGCAGAACCAGGACATGCTCAAGAAACTCAAGTCCCAGTACCCTGACATGGACTTCTCCGGGATGAAGATGCCTTCTTAG